One region of Vigna angularis cultivar LongXiaoDou No.4 chromosome 10, ASM1680809v1, whole genome shotgun sequence genomic DNA includes:
- the LOC108334550 gene encoding WAT1-related protein At4g19185 isoform X1, giving the protein MAEGLESMGVVSVRSRSWKAHMGMTLSQAFYGGYHVITKVALNVGVNQLVFCFYRDLLAFTILAPLAFFLERRTRPPLTKKLLMSFFILGLTGVFGNQLLFLIGLSYTNPTYAAAVQPTIPVFTFLFTLMMGIEKLNLLTYEGWAKAGGTLLCVSGAIFMVFYRGPAVIGGNEMNQVTQIKPSGRGQPEPSVWLINSYLDIGLDNFQLGVVFLIGNCICMAAYLALQAPLLKKYPSNLSVTAYSFAFGVALLVIASFFMVNESTDWILTQSEILAVAYAGTIASALNYGIISWSTKILGPALVSLYNPLQPAFSAFLSQIFLGTPIYLGSILGGSLIIAGLYLVTWASYRERQETYGVTPNGSWISEPLLHEKSEYQNDHTQGPPA; this is encoded by the exons ATGGCAGAAGGTTTAGAATCAATGGGAGTTGTATCAGTGAGGAGTAGATCGTGGAAAGCTCATATGGGCATGACACTGTCACAGGCATTCTATGGTGGCTACCATGTAATCACAAAAGTGGCCCTTAATGTTGGGGTCAACCAACTAGTTTTCTGCTTCTACAGGGATCTCCTTGCCTTCACTATTCTTGCTCCTCTCGCTTTTTTTCTTGAAAG AAGAACTAGACCACCCCTTACCAAGAAGCTACTGATGTCCTTCTTCATTCTTGGATTGACCGG GGTATTTGGCAACCAGCTTTTGTTTCTTATTGGTTTAAGTTATACTAATCCAACTTATGCTGCTGCTGTACAGCCAACTATTCCAGTCTTCACatttttgtttactttgatGATGGG AATAGAAAAACTGAACTTGCTCACATATGAAGGTTGGGCAAAGGCTGGAGGAACTCTTTTATGTGTTTCAGGAGCCATATTTATGGTTTTTTATCGTGGTCCAGCTGTGATAGGGGGTAACGAAATGAACCAAGTTACACAAATTAAACCAAGTGGCAGAGGCCAGCCAGAGCCTTCAGTATGGTTAATCAACAGTTATCTTGATATTGGATTAGATAACTTTCAGCTTGGGGTTGTGTTCTTGATAGGGAACTGCATATGCATGGCTGCTTATCTAGCCCTTCAG GCACCATTATTGAAAAAGTATCCATCAAATCTATCTGTCACAGCATATTCATTCGCCTTTGGAGTTGCACTGTTGGTGATTGCATCATTTTTCATGGTTAACGAGTCAACTGACTGGATTTTGACACAATCAGAGATACTGGCTGTTGCATATGCT GGAACTATTGCATCTGCTCTTAACTACGGAATCATTTCATGGAGCACTAAGATCTTGGGGCCAGCTTTGGTTTCCCTTTACAATCCTCTTCAACCTGCATTTTCTGCCTTCCTTTCACAAATTTTCCTTGGCACTCCAATTTACCTGGGAAG CATCCTAGGGGGATCTTTGATCATTGCTGGTCTATATTTAGTTACTTGGGCATCTTATAGAGAAAGACAAGAAACTTATGGAGTTACTCCTAATGGCTCTTGGATCTCTGAACCACTTCTTCATGAAAAAAGTGAATACCAGAATGATCACACTCAGGGTCCTCCAGCGTAA
- the LOC108334550 gene encoding WAT1-related protein At4g19185 isoform X2 — protein sequence MSFFILGLTGVFGNQLLFLIGLSYTNPTYAAAVQPTIPVFTFLFTLMMGIEKLNLLTYEGWAKAGGTLLCVSGAIFMVFYRGPAVIGGNEMNQVTQIKPSGRGQPEPSVWLINSYLDIGLDNFQLGVVFLIGNCICMAAYLALQAPLLKKYPSNLSVTAYSFAFGVALLVIASFFMVNESTDWILTQSEILAVAYAGTIASALNYGIISWSTKILGPALVSLYNPLQPAFSAFLSQIFLGTPIYLGSILGGSLIIAGLYLVTWASYRERQETYGVTPNGSWISEPLLHEKSEYQNDHTQGPPA from the exons ATGTCCTTCTTCATTCTTGGATTGACCGG GGTATTTGGCAACCAGCTTTTGTTTCTTATTGGTTTAAGTTATACTAATCCAACTTATGCTGCTGCTGTACAGCCAACTATTCCAGTCTTCACatttttgtttactttgatGATGGG AATAGAAAAACTGAACTTGCTCACATATGAAGGTTGGGCAAAGGCTGGAGGAACTCTTTTATGTGTTTCAGGAGCCATATTTATGGTTTTTTATCGTGGTCCAGCTGTGATAGGGGGTAACGAAATGAACCAAGTTACACAAATTAAACCAAGTGGCAGAGGCCAGCCAGAGCCTTCAGTATGGTTAATCAACAGTTATCTTGATATTGGATTAGATAACTTTCAGCTTGGGGTTGTGTTCTTGATAGGGAACTGCATATGCATGGCTGCTTATCTAGCCCTTCAG GCACCATTATTGAAAAAGTATCCATCAAATCTATCTGTCACAGCATATTCATTCGCCTTTGGAGTTGCACTGTTGGTGATTGCATCATTTTTCATGGTTAACGAGTCAACTGACTGGATTTTGACACAATCAGAGATACTGGCTGTTGCATATGCT GGAACTATTGCATCTGCTCTTAACTACGGAATCATTTCATGGAGCACTAAGATCTTGGGGCCAGCTTTGGTTTCCCTTTACAATCCTCTTCAACCTGCATTTTCTGCCTTCCTTTCACAAATTTTCCTTGGCACTCCAATTTACCTGGGAAG CATCCTAGGGGGATCTTTGATCATTGCTGGTCTATATTTAGTTACTTGGGCATCTTATAGAGAAAGACAAGAAACTTATGGAGTTACTCCTAATGGCTCTTGGATCTCTGAACCACTTCTTCATGAAAAAAGTGAATACCAGAATGATCACACTCAGGGTCCTCCAGCGTAA